The Akkermansia sp. N21116 genome includes a region encoding these proteins:
- a CDS encoding autotransporter-associated beta strand repeat-containing protein, protein MLGLDQVIANNWNNCALTTGSNAVTWNNLHDNFGSALSGVTASVTAIHGWSHPGVTADSSLNQKLLAGAISAGANSSQTVTIANVPYLTYKVYIYFGGDADDANNKFTAMTVNGTSYTADGTNAAKIGTNTWGTRSSVNNDYNLTIGTNVLEINGLTGTTLTLASVAASGARGTIAGIQIVNTFIGQYRSISENTIWLSNTWSPTEAGADSGTEAWKGAEASAVLLSTATGDASHVVTMGNVEAAFVSLKSGNVTFDEGSLTLGNTAILNITSADSILSLGTTELSSSQSIALSGEGTLKIKEDQSVHSFSGSLGNIIVDDGKTLTIENKSGNLSAPLVLGSGSKVKLEGNAEQGFSSIAYGTGATVELVRGTKQSDYTSLAFGDASNTSGTYTISGETVKVTGDGPGWAGVSLWGIGNLSIDGGSNGDRTKVTLEEGYTGGVGMRSGLLGWDDAVNVMQNEGDSDGVVIFLNGGGLLTSGSTNFDIYNDIMIGSNGGTIRLYGSSASIYHGTISGTGTLKHTDGGTLKFTGDIDIDGAFYQYGRNSTITMENNTVRIGGNYCVNRSGVTSALNLVNSKMTVEGSGSISESGVKHTINLTQGSSLKLTTTTFQLNVWGWGNSHTTINIQNGSELNASGVIKMGNDGYSVINLIDGEIYVKGIDFRKTSNNGNNDRKNNALIMGNPADGYSGKDNLLVIGGDGIKNIRDQFTGTPQGGDVSSGLYEATNIQLGEGTVRASANWSTEKDTDEKNTAAEGFDNGNVKIHLMSVNGTTFDTGVYTITMNHGFDGVGKLIKSGTGTLVLNHDSNLTTETLIQNGRLTLGTLKAAGTGDFRIAAENGLSTRLDLASSQNNMVTTNNIFVDSGKDNTIWFSQDNIQLEGKLTIAENAVAQISGGYQNYMTVKELEGLGELVLINSHRDGTWGWGGGATLITDSKKKTGWGASVLLNGANTKFSGNVTVLDLMNSVESKNFGNQIVIGHASALARSVVTLTGYGSALALGSDTGSIKGLNGDGWVWTATDSDNKLYRLTITPDENHVFSGIVKDQNGSGLGSGKLSLEMNGTGSQELTGESTYTGGTTLTAGTLKIGKGSSLGNGGTVLFNGGTLVATDTLELAGHTVMANSGKKIQVAAADGKTMTLSGLQFAGDTNSNNITVGQAGAKGTVVLGGLASGNVLDGALSVLEGATLRLANDDDSGSVTVRHNASNGTLDAIAGTLSKAAGTLLVELDADASLSGRLEATAGTLELAGKGSSRALSLTGALAGASLNLGANVAVTVGTDAQSGTVSVGNMLALDGGSLNLSNGSVSAGGISLGTSASALALTGGELTVGASGITGSAGTLELGGGTLKSSAAWSTTHVAVLSATGSDATTIDTTGGDITLSGNLSNKSGVASVNLVKSGSGVLELGGGNASLSGSIKVTGGTLKAASSTAFGAASNEILAEGAKIDLNSQSLSNALVFSGDSTLSGTSAGYAGAVHAKSGTLTLSDASAVLKDVRVSAGATLKGASLTTGGTLTLDLSDMLTRDNSPYVQLTGACNSLDSLVLENFQQTESGHAGDYALLSQSAPLPETFTWSHESVSTDAYYYKLISASEGGTPTLYLQLARIGEWVWASGADGYGTSVEWSDATGGTKTQWSHDSEFATGPDAQKLLFSNAAVNRNITIIGTVKPWSVTVNNDTGKDYVFNGDTSAGISDNGTVNGVLTKSGEGNLTIGSDLRNTYTGGTLLQGGTILVRSGSVTDGSGNIEYGSLGKGELLFQGGTLSAKGEVSFANAFRADEDSAIRLKTEDASSVLTVGGSLAPYALDIQGDGRVQVTELGSGDILAGDLTVGADAVLALYNAASQTSVTLSGKLSGVAGTLEKTSGTLVLNLLNEGDTFGGTLEADALTVSAVGSTATDKSLGLSGTMSASGLILSDGAELKLLSNGKLAVDGTISVNSDSGITLAGGTLTLGNAATSSATDVLGGTDGTVILGNGTLTAATGSSGWTASHAMTLSGTGENGTLVSLGDGQTVTLGGVLNGSGLLTKQGGGTLVLGNGGNTVSGEIALEEGRLELADEASLGTSHVTVSGGTLELNGMASSGSSLTVRGGALSGASNYAPTGGVAVKLTGQAAPVDLGGLDGSALTSIHLGAGASSGGLDYGSSITGLTGNISISGDGATPNVLLTAGSGNALIGGSSGSAQSLISFETPGASHQVYLGDMQINLTDGLLEELHDLRAEGTTILLQLTDGALAVTDPLTRTANGISDAAHAWLSSIRFNPVLEYLGYAVQRNLDADALQANLDAGRLAVTAGGEIYYATDAALDGNAQHRVDLTKEATSQDPSTTHYVYFDAYKMVMINADLNVVMSGAPGDASTLGLHVENLSGGLNSATGERYTLEFENNLGTDSVARVELVNGSYNGRNLDTVYEGNLKAGIVDFVKTGTGSLTINGDVTIDGGIETREGTLVLNGHNSLESLTAGTGDGLTVIGGETLVKGVYGQGGTLELRGVDSRLVVTGSDTMDLATHITGDGTFSMAYGTLRLVDGGDFSSDSTLELQSGSVLDVAGGNDVTVGLLTGAGIVRFNGTGSTLTVKSDRDSNLSIAFEGRGTLAKEGLGTQTLGVASKDLSLAVREGTLVLAAPSGSYDRVTVGTGNGNAALRLAEDTLVNSLTVTGGSRLDLRGGESSGEIRPGILSCAGNVDLQSGSTLDLVLPNPIASIDADGHIALGDGVTLNLVNGSRDGSWKPSDTDSLELMAAHDGFLDASGNTLGFGSSLTTWTVNMEQSLGLFYTGANLHVSDDGRRLLADLSVSSGNLLEEVARSGVARAGADLIWQAGLQESGTSLDRVLSSIMDDVKAGNRSGASRKLAAVAGSTVTGILAAAKSDLAYQQSMLRNRVAGMGLNNNDYTYENTLPYYNFWLQGTGSYNRLDASGDYAGYKLVNWGGTVGADVNVSSTVTLGAAFSANYGDLSSDGADRLSGDLDGTYISLFGKYQGRKWGHSLIVTGSRYDASVDRTVNFGTDSYTGHGTSDGTGWGVLYEATCDIKLNDEGTKILQPLFGASLVHVGMDDYRESGAGNAGLDVSDLDATTGSVTAGLRYLGLVGSNVFGREALGELRVQVVQDMGDDRASGQVGLQGNPGIRREVEGAKAGMTGVQFGVGLSVPVGVNGTIFAEANTELRSGATWASGSLGYRYNF, encoded by the coding sequence ATGTTAGGTTTGGATCAGGTTATCGCCAATAATTGGAATAACTGTGCTCTGACAACAGGATCAAACGCTGTAACTTGGAACAATTTACACGATAATTTCGGTTCTGCTCTTTCGGGAGTAACTGCCAGTGTCACAGCTATTCACGGCTGGAGCCATCCCGGAGTAACGGCAGATTCCTCCTTGAATCAAAAGCTCTTGGCTGGTGCCATTTCCGCGGGAGCCAATTCGTCTCAAACGGTGACGATTGCGAACGTACCTTATCTGACATATAAGGTATATATCTATTTCGGGGGCGATGCCGATGATGCTAATAACAAATTTACAGCAATGACCGTCAATGGCACCAGTTATACAGCCGATGGGACAAATGCTGCAAAAATTGGTACGAATACATGGGGAACAAGATCTTCAGTCAATAATGATTACAATCTGACAATCGGGACAAATGTTCTGGAAATTAATGGCTTGACCGGAACAACACTGACTCTTGCTTCCGTAGCGGCATCAGGTGCCCGTGGTACGATTGCCGGGATTCAGATCGTGAATACATTCATCGGTCAATACAGGAGCATATCCGAAAATACAATATGGTTGTCCAATACATGGAGTCCAACGGAAGCGGGCGCCGACAGCGGCACAGAGGCATGGAAGGGAGCGGAGGCTTCCGCCGTTTTATTGTCGACAGCGACCGGTGATGCCAGCCATGTGGTCACGATGGGTAATGTAGAGGCAGCGTTCGTTTCGTTAAAATCGGGTAATGTGACATTTGACGAAGGTTCTCTGACTCTCGGAAATACGGCTATTTTGAACATTACCTCGGCTGATAGCATTCTTTCTCTGGGGACAACCGAGCTTTCTTCGTCCCAGTCCATTGCTTTGTCCGGTGAAGGAACATTGAAGATCAAGGAAGACCAGTCTGTACATAGTTTTTCCGGTTCCTTGGGGAACATCATAGTGGATGATGGCAAAACTCTGACTATTGAAAACAAGAGTGGAAATTTGTCTGCTCCATTGGTTCTGGGAAGTGGGAGCAAGGTGAAATTGGAAGGAAATGCCGAACAAGGGTTTTCCTCCATTGCATACGGGACGGGAGCTACAGTGGAACTTGTAAGAGGAACAAAACAGAGCGATTATACATCACTGGCATTTGGCGATGCATCAAATACATCCGGAACCTACACTATTTCAGGGGAAACAGTCAAAGTGACTGGAGACGGTCCGGGATGGGCGGGAGTATCCTTGTGGGGTATCGGTAATTTAAGTATTGACGGCGGTAGTAATGGTGACCGGACAAAGGTGACCCTTGAGGAAGGATATACGGGAGGCGTGGGAATGCGTTCCGGCCTTCTGGGATGGGATGATGCCGTTAATGTCATGCAAAATGAAGGTGATTCCGACGGAGTTGTAATTTTTCTGAATGGAGGAGGACTTTTAACTTCGGGATCAACAAATTTTGATATCTACAATGACATCATGATCGGCTCCAACGGAGGAACGATTCGTTTGTATGGTAGTTCGGCATCAATCTATCACGGTACTATCTCAGGAACGGGGACACTGAAGCATACGGATGGGGGAACATTGAAATTTACCGGAGATATAGATATTGACGGTGCATTTTATCAGTATGGTCGAAATAGTACCATCACGATGGAAAACAATACCGTCCGTATAGGTGGTAACTATTGTGTAAACCGCTCCGGCGTGACGTCGGCGCTAAATCTTGTCAATAGCAAGATGACGGTGGAAGGCTCTGGCAGCATTAGCGAAAGCGGCGTCAAACATACCATCAATTTGACTCAAGGTTCTTCCTTAAAGTTAACGACTACGACATTTCAACTCAATGTATGGGGATGGGGAAATTCGCATACAACCATCAATATCCAGAATGGAAGCGAACTGAATGCTTCCGGAGTAATCAAAATGGGGAATGACGGATATTCCGTCATTAATTTGATCGATGGAGAAATTTATGTGAAGGGTATCGATTTCCGTAAAACTAGTAACAATGGTAATAACGACCGCAAAAACAATGCTTTGATCATGGGCAACCCCGCCGACGGATATTCCGGTAAGGACAATTTGTTGGTGATAGGAGGCGACGGCATCAAGAATATCCGGGATCAGTTCACGGGAACACCTCAAGGAGGAGATGTGTCATCTGGACTTTATGAAGCTACGAATATTCAATTGGGAGAAGGAACTGTTCGAGCTTCTGCCAATTGGTCGACAGAAAAAGATACGGACGAGAAAAACACTGCTGCAGAGGGCTTCGATAATGGCAATGTCAAAATCCATTTGATGAGTGTCAATGGAACGACGTTCGATACGGGCGTCTATACCATTACGATGAATCATGGGTTCGATGGTGTCGGCAAGTTGATTAAGAGCGGGACCGGGACTCTTGTACTCAATCATGACAGCAATTTGACTACAGAAACCTTGATCCAAAACGGTCGGTTGACGTTAGGAACTCTCAAGGCGGCGGGAACGGGAGATTTCAGGATTGCCGCCGAAAATGGTTTATCCACAAGGCTCGATTTGGCTTCAAGCCAAAATAATATGGTGACGACCAACAATATATTTGTCGATAGCGGTAAGGATAATACAATCTGGTTTTCTCAAGACAATATCCAGTTGGAAGGAAAGTTGACAATAGCCGAAAATGCTGTTGCTCAGATCAGTGGAGGTTATCAGAATTATATGACGGTGAAGGAATTGGAGGGTCTCGGTGAACTGGTGTTGATTAATTCTCATCGGGATGGGACCTGGGGATGGGGCGGAGGAGCAACGCTGATCACGGATAGCAAAAAGAAAACAGGTTGGGGAGCTTCTGTCCTTTTAAATGGAGCCAACACAAAGTTCTCCGGTAATGTCACTGTCCTTGATTTGATGAACAGCGTTGAATCGAAGAATTTCGGCAATCAGATTGTTATTGGACATGCTTCCGCTTTGGCAAGATCCGTTGTAACCCTTACCGGTTATGGTTCTGCATTAGCTCTTGGTTCTGATACCGGAAGTATCAAGGGGCTCAATGGCGATGGCTGGGTTTGGACGGCAACGGATTCTGACAATAAGTTATATAGGTTAACAATAACTCCAGACGAGAATCACGTCTTTTCCGGGATTGTAAAGGATCAGAATGGTTCCGGTCTTGGTTCCGGCAAGCTGTCGTTGGAGATGAACGGGACCGGGAGCCAGGAGCTGACCGGCGAGAGCACCTATACGGGCGGCACGACGTTGACGGCCGGGACGCTGAAGATCGGCAAGGGAAGTTCCCTGGGCAACGGCGGAACGGTGTTGTTCAATGGAGGGACGCTGGTGGCGACGGATACGCTGGAGCTTGCCGGTCATACGGTTATGGCCAATTCCGGCAAGAAGATCCAGGTGGCTGCGGCGGACGGCAAGACGATGACTTTGTCCGGGCTGCAGTTTGCCGGAGATACCAATTCCAATAACATAACGGTCGGACAGGCCGGAGCCAAGGGCACGGTGGTGCTCGGCGGCCTGGCCTCCGGCAATGTGCTGGACGGGGCTTTGTCCGTCCTTGAGGGAGCGACTCTCCGCCTGGCTAATGATGATGATTCGGGGTCGGTGACCGTGCGGCATAACGCCTCGAACGGGACTCTGGATGCGATCGCCGGCACGCTGTCGAAAGCGGCGGGTACCCTCCTTGTCGAGCTGGATGCCGATGCGTCACTGTCCGGTCGTCTGGAGGCGACGGCGGGTACTCTGGAGCTTGCCGGTAAGGGTTCGTCCCGTGCCTTGTCGCTGACGGGTGCTCTCGCGGGGGCTTCCCTGAACCTGGGGGCGAACGTTGCGGTAACGGTCGGTACGGACGCACAATCCGGCACGGTATCCGTCGGCAATATGCTGGCGCTGGATGGCGGTTCCTTGAATTTGTCCAACGGCTCGGTTTCGGCGGGAGGAATCTCGCTCGGGACGTCGGCGTCCGCGCTGGCCTTGACCGGCGGAGAATTGACGGTGGGAGCTTCGGGGATCACCGGTTCGGCGGGGACGCTGGAACTGGGCGGCGGTACGCTCAAGTCGTCGGCTGCGTGGAGCACGACCCATGTCGCCGTGCTTTCGGCGACGGGCTCCGATGCGACGACGATCGACACGACGGGTGGGGACATCACCCTGTCGGGAAATCTTTCCAACAAATCGGGCGTGGCGTCCGTGAACCTGGTGAAGTCGGGTTCGGGCGTACTGGAGCTGGGCGGAGGCAACGCCTCGCTCTCCGGCAGCATCAAGGTGACGGGGGGAACGCTCAAGGCGGCCTCCTCCACGGCCTTCGGGGCTGCGTCCAACGAAATCCTGGCGGAAGGGGCGAAAATCGACCTCAACAGCCAGTCCCTGTCCAACGCGCTGGTCTTTTCGGGAGATTCGACGCTGTCGGGAACCTCGGCGGGCTACGCCGGAGCGGTGCATGCCAAGTCGGGAACACTGACCTTGTCGGACGCCTCCGCCGTCCTGAAGGACGTAAGGGTCTCGGCGGGAGCGACGCTCAAGGGCGCGAGCCTGACGACTGGCGGCACGCTGACGCTGGACCTTTCCGACATGCTCACGAGGGACAATTCCCCGTATGTCCAGTTGACGGGGGCATGCAATTCTCTGGATTCCCTGGTGCTGGAGAACTTCCAGCAGACGGAATCGGGCCATGCGGGCGACTACGCCCTGCTTTCCCAGTCGGCGCCGTTGCCGGAAACCTTTACGTGGTCGCATGAGTCCGTATCGACGGATGCCTATTACTACAAGCTGATCAGTGCGTCGGAAGGCGGTACGCCGACTCTTTACCTGCAGCTGGCGCGGATCGGGGAATGGGTCTGGGCGAGCGGAGCCGACGGCTACGGTACCTCGGTCGAATGGAGCGACGCGACCGGAGGCACTAAGACTCAGTGGAGCCACGATAGCGAATTCGCGACAGGGCCGGATGCGCAGAAACTTTTGTTCTCGAACGCGGCGGTGAATCGCAATATCACGATCATCGGAACGGTGAAACCCTGGTCGGTGACGGTGAACAACGATACCGGCAAGGACTACGTGTTCAACGGCGATACGTCTGCCGGAATTTCCGACAACGGGACGGTAAACGGCGTGCTGACGAAGTCGGGAGAAGGAAACCTGACGATAGGCTCCGATTTGCGCAATACCTACACGGGCGGCACCCTCTTGCAGGGCGGGACGATTCTCGTGCGTTCCGGCAGCGTCACGGACGGTTCCGGCAATATTGAATACGGCTCTCTGGGCAAGGGGGAACTCCTGTTCCAGGGAGGGACTCTGTCGGCGAAGGGTGAAGTGTCCTTTGCCAACGCCTTCCGCGCGGACGAAGACTCGGCCATCCGGCTGAAGACGGAAGATGCCTCCAGCGTGCTGACGGTCGGCGGAAGTCTCGCCCCGTATGCCCTGGACATCCAGGGAGACGGCCGGGTGCAAGTGACGGAGCTGGGCTCCGGAGACATCCTTGCCGGGGATCTTACGGTGGGAGCCGATGCCGTCCTTGCACTTTACAACGCCGCTTCGCAAACTTCCGTCACCCTCTCCGGGAAGCTCTCCGGCGTGGCGGGTACCCTTGAAAAAACCTCCGGTACTCTCGTTCTGAACCTCCTCAACGAAGGGGATACCTTCGGCGGTACGTTGGAGGCCGACGCCCTTACCGTCAGCGCCGTCGGTTCGACGGCTACCGACAAATCCCTGGGACTTTCCGGCACGATGTCGGCCTCCGGTCTGATCCTTTCCGATGGAGCCGAACTCAAGCTGCTTTCCAACGGAAAACTTGCCGTTGATGGGACCATCTCTGTCAACTCCGACTCCGGTATCACCCTCGCCGGCGGTACGCTGACGCTGGGCAACGCCGCCACCTCCTCTGCAACCGACGTTCTCGGCGGCACGGATGGCACGGTCATTTTGGGCAACGGAACTCTCACCGCGGCCACAGGCAGCTCGGGCTGGACAGCCTCCCACGCCATGACCCTTTCGGGCACGGGCGAGAACGGAACTCTCGTCAGCCTCGGCGACGGACAGACTGTGACCCTGGGCGGAGTCCTGAACGGCTCCGGCCTCTTGACCAAGCAAGGGGGAGGCACCCTCGTCCTCGGCAACGGCGGCAATACCGTCTCCGGCGAGATCGCGCTGGAAGAAGGCCGTCTCGAACTTGCCGACGAAGCCAGCCTCGGAACATCCCATGTTACCGTCTCGGGCGGTACTCTCGAATTGAACGGCATGGCCTCCTCCGGATCCTCTCTGACGGTACGGGGCGGCGCCCTGTCCGGAGCTTCGAACTACGCTCCCACAGGCGGAGTCGCGGTCAAACTGACCGGTCAGGCGGCTCCCGTCGACCTGGGCGGCCTCGACGGCAGTGCCCTCACCAGCATCCATCTTGGCGCAGGTGCCTCCTCCGGCGGTCTCGACTACGGCAGCTCCATCACCGGGCTCACGGGCAATATCTCCATTTCCGGAGACGGAGCTACGCCCAACGTTCTCCTGACCGCCGGCAGCGGCAATGCCCTCATCGGCGGCAGCTCCGGCAGCGCTCAATCGCTCATCTCCTTCGAGACGCCGGGGGCATCCCACCAGGTCTACCTCGGCGACATGCAGATCAACCTCACCGACGGCCTGCTGGAAGAACTCCACGACCTCCGGGCGGAAGGCACCACCATCCTCCTCCAGCTCACCGACGGAGCCCTCGCCGTCACCGATCCGCTGACGCGCACCGCCAACGGCATTAGCGACGCGGCCCACGCATGGCTCAGCTCCATCCGCTTCAACCCCGTCCTGGAATACCTCGGCTATGCCGTCCAGCGCAACCTGGATGCCGACGCCCTGCAGGCCAACCTCGACGCGGGCCGCCTGGCCGTCACCGCCGGCGGGGAAATCTACTACGCCACCGACGCAGCCCTCGACGGAAATGCACAACATCGGGTTGATCTGACCAAAGAAGCGACTTCGCAAGATCCATCCACCACCCACTACGTCTACTTCGACGCCTACAAGATGGTGATGATCAACGCCGACCTCAACGTCGTCATGAGCGGAGCCCCCGGCGACGCGTCAACCCTTGGCCTGCACGTCGAAAACCTCTCGGGTGGCCTCAACTCCGCCACCGGGGAACGCTACACCCTTGAGTTCGAAAACAACCTCGGCACCGACAGCGTCGCCCGTGTCGAACTGGTCAACGGCAGCTACAACGGGCGCAACCTCGACACCGTCTACGAAGGCAACCTCAAGGCAGGCATCGTCGACTTCGTCAAGACGGGCACGGGATCGCTGACCATCAACGGCGACGTGACCATCGACGGCGGTATCGAAACGCGGGAAGGCACCCTCGTCCTCAACGGGCATAACAGCCTCGAAAGCCTCACCGCCGGCACCGGAGACGGCCTGACCGTCATCGGAGGAGAAACCCTGGTGAAGGGCGTATACGGGCAGGGAGGCACCCTGGAACTGCGCGGAGTGGACTCCCGCCTGGTAGTCACCGGAAGCGACACGATGGACCTGGCCACCCACATCACCGGAGACGGCACCTTCTCGATGGCTTACGGGACGCTGCGCCTGGTGGACGGAGGCGACTTTTCGAGTGACTCGACGCTCGAACTCCAATCGGGCTCCGTCCTCGACGTGGCCGGCGGCAACGACGTCACCGTCGGCCTGCTGACGGGAGCGGGCATCGTGCGCTTCAACGGAACGGGCAGCACCCTGACCGTGAAGAGCGACCGCGACTCGAACCTCAGCATCGCCTTCGAAGGCCGGGGCACCCTCGCCAAGGAAGGCCTGGGCACCCAGACCCTCGGCGTAGCCTCGAAAGACCTCAGCCTCGCCGTGCGTGAAGGCACCCTCGTCCTCGCCGCCCCCTCCGGCAGCTACGACCGGGTCACGGTCGGTACAGGAAACGGGAACGCCGCCCTGCGTCTGGCGGAAGACACCCTCGTCAACAGCCTGACCGTCACAGGCGGGAGCCGCCTCGACCTGCGCGGCGGGGAAAGCAGCGGAGAAATCCGCCCCGGCATCCTCTCCTGCGCCGGCAACGTCGACCTGCAATCCGGCTCCACCCTCGACCTCGTCCTGCCCAACCCGATCGCCTCGATCGACGCGGACGGACACATCGCCCTGGGCGACGGCGTCACCCTCAACCTCGTCAACGGCAGCCGCGACGGGAGCTGGAAACCCTCCGACACCGACTCCCTCGAACTCATGGCCGCCCACGACGGCTTCCTCGACGCCTCCGGCAACACGCTGGGCTTCGGCAGCAGCCTGACCACCTGGACGGTCAACATGGAACAGAGCCTCGGCCTCTTCTACACGGGAGCCAACCTGCACGTCAGCGACGACGGGCGCCGCCTGCTCGCCGACCTCTCGGTGAGCTCCGGCAACCTCCTCGAAGAAGTTGCCCGGAGCGGAGTCGCCAGAGCCGGTGCCGACCTCATCTGGCAGGCGGGCCTGCAGGAATCCGGCACCAGCCTCGACCGCGTCCTCTCAAGCATCATGGACGACGTCAAGGCGGGCAACCGCAGCGGAGCGAGCCGCAAGCTGGCCGCCGTCGCGGGCAGCACCGTCACGGGCATCCTGGCCGCGGCGAAGAGCGACCTCGCCTACCAGCAGAGCATGCTGCGCAACCGCGTAGCCGGCATGGGGCTCAACAACAACGACTACACCTACGAGAACACCCTGCCGTACTACAACTTCTGGCTGCAGGGGACGGGGAGCTACAACCGGCTCGACGCGAGCGGCGACTACGCCGGCTACAAACTGGTCAACTGGGGAGGCACGGTGGGAGCCGACGTGAACGTCAGCAGCACCGTAACCCTCGGGGCAGCCTTCAGCGCGAACTACGGGGACCTGAGCAGCGACGGAGCCGACCGCCTCAGCGGAGACCTGGACGGGACCTACATCAGCCTGTTCGGGAAGTACCAGGGACGCAAGTGGGGCCACTCACTCATCGTCACCGGGAGCCGCTACGACGCGAGCGTCGACCGGACGGTGAACTTCGGAACGGACAGCTACACCGGCCACGGGACAAGCGACGGGACAGGCTGGGGAGTCCTCTACGAAGCGACCTGCGACATCAAGCTCAACGACGAAGGGACGAAGATCCTCCAGCCCCTGTTCGGAGCCTCGCTGGTACACGTCGGCATGGACGACTACCGCGAGAGCGGAGCTGGGAACGCGGGATTGGACGTCAGCGACCTGGACGCGACGACGGGGAGCGTGACGGCGGGTCTTCGCTACCTGGGCCTTGTAGGGAGCAACGTCTTCGGACGGGAGGCGCTGGGCGAACTGCGGGTGCAAGTAGTGCAGGACATGGGAGACGACCGCGCGAGCGGCCAGGTAGGCTTGCAAGGCAACCCCGGCATCCGCCGCGAGGTGGAAGGAGCGAAGGCGGGGATGACAGGGGTTCAGTTCGGAGTGGGGCTGAGCGTTCCCGTAGGAGTGAACGGCACAATCTTTGCGGAGGCGAACACGGAACTCCGCAGCGGAGCGACCTGGGCGAGCGGCTCGCTGGGTTACCGGTACAACTTCTGA
- a CDS encoding NADH:flavin oxidoreductase, with the protein MSNREELRLRDIETIFRPFHSRKLSLPSRVVMPPMTRGYAPGGIPTDEIAEYYKRRARQELGLIITEGTFIDEPSASPCTSYPNFFGGHALRGWKKVVQAVHTTDCKIVPQLWHVGMTRPFQGDSLPNPELPPIGPSGIDVETLQQTADPMSIAKIEEVIESFTRAAVSAKKLGFDGVEIHGAHGYLIDQFFWEETNRRTDIYGGDLVGRTRFACEIIHAIRREVGSRFPIIFRFSQWKNNHYDAKLARTPAELADFLHPLTEAGVDIFDCSTRRFWEPEFEGSSLNLAGWTKKLTGKPTISVGSVGLSEDFTHLFTNGPEAGSALHQLNSLVERMQAEEFDLIAVGRALIGDPAWAAKIHHGRENEIHHFSKDDLNELI; encoded by the coding sequence ATGAGCAATCGAGAAGAACTCAGGCTAAGAGACATTGAAACGATATTCCGTCCCTTTCATTCCCGGAAATTATCACTTCCCTCCCGTGTCGTCATGCCCCCCATGACCAGAGGATATGCCCCCGGCGGCATCCCGACAGATGAAATTGCCGAATACTACAAACGCCGAGCCCGGCAGGAACTCGGGCTCATTATTACGGAAGGCACATTCATCGACGAGCCCAGTGCTTCGCCTTGTACCTCCTACCCCAATTTCTTTGGAGGACATGCCTTAAGAGGCTGGAAAAAAGTCGTCCAAGCCGTTCATACGACCGATTGCAAAATCGTTCCCCAGCTCTGGCACGTCGGCATGACTCGTCCGTTTCAAGGAGACAGTCTGCCCAATCCGGAGCTTCCTCCGATCGGCCCTTCGGGAATTGATGTCGAAACACTCCAACAAACGGCCGATCCCATGAGCATCGCCAAGATCGAAGAAGTTATTGAAAGCTTCACACGTGCAGCAGTCAGCGCGAAAAAGCTCGGTTTCGATGGTGTTGAAATCCATGGAGCACACGGATATCTGATCGACCAATTTTTCTGGGAAGAAACCAATCGAAGAACAGATATTTACGGAGGAGATCTCGTTGGGAGAACTCGCTTTGCCTGCGAAATCATCCATGCCATCCGACGCGAAGTCGGGAGTCGCTTCCCGATTATCTTCCGCTTTTCGCAATGGAAAAATAACCATTACGATGCCAAACTAGCCAGGACTCCCGCTGAATTGGCCGATTTCCTCCATCCTCTCACGGAAGCCGGAGTTGATATTTTCGATTGCTCCACACGACGCTTCTGGGAACCCGAATTTGAAGGTTCCTCCCTCAATTTGGCAGGATGGACGAAAAAGCTCACCGGGAAACCTACCATTTCAGTCGGCTCCGTCGGATTAAGCGAAGACTTCACTCATCTTTTTACCAATGGTCCGGAAGCGGGAAGCGCTCTTCACCAACTGAACTCTCTCGTCGAACGCATGCAGGCAGAAGAATTCGACCTGATTGCCGTTGGTCGTGCCCTGATCGGGGATCCCGCATGGGCTGCGAAAATTCATCATGGCCGCGAAAATGAAATCCATCATTTCTCAAAAGACGACCTGAACGAATTGATCTGA